In the genome of Saccharomonospora viridis DSM 43017, one region contains:
- a CDS encoding acyl-CoA dehydrogenase family protein has protein sequence MATTPNDTTGTDADELRRRVAAFLTEHDPATTERLEFLRARFDAGLAWVHFPVGLGGLGLARELQSVVEAEFAAANAPDNDPRRNGIGLGMAAPTILAVGTEDQKRRFLRPLWTGEEIWCQLFSEPGAGSDLAALATRAVQDEKGDWIVTGQKVWTSSAHNARWAILLARTDPDVPKHRGLTYFVCDMTDPGVEVRPLRQITGEAEFNEVFLTEVRIPDAHRLGPVGDGWRVAQTTLMNERVAIGGNAAPRESGMLGKVAHTWRQRPELRTAELHERLLRLWVEQEAFRLAGIRLRQQLAAGEPGPEGSGMKLAFARLAQQLSGLELELLGEEGLRYDDWSLRRPELVDFVGREAGYRYLRAKGNSIEGGTSEVLRNIIAERVLGLPAEPRTDKDVAWKDLPR, from the coding sequence ATGGCGACGACCCCGAACGACACCACCGGAACGGACGCCGACGAATTACGTCGTCGCGTGGCCGCGTTCCTCACCGAACACGATCCGGCCACCACCGAACGGCTGGAGTTCCTCCGCGCCCGCTTCGACGCGGGCCTGGCGTGGGTGCACTTCCCCGTCGGGCTCGGTGGGCTCGGCCTGGCACGGGAACTGCAGTCGGTGGTCGAGGCCGAATTCGCCGCGGCGAACGCCCCGGACAACGACCCTCGCCGCAACGGCATCGGGCTCGGCATGGCCGCGCCCACGATCCTCGCCGTCGGCACCGAGGACCAGAAACGCCGCTTCCTCCGTCCGTTGTGGACCGGAGAGGAGATCTGGTGCCAGTTGTTCAGCGAACCCGGAGCCGGCTCGGACCTGGCGGCGTTGGCCACCCGTGCCGTGCAGGACGAGAAGGGCGACTGGATCGTCACCGGACAGAAAGTGTGGACGTCCTCGGCGCACAACGCGCGCTGGGCGATCCTGCTGGCCCGCACCGACCCGGACGTGCCCAAGCACCGGGGCCTCACCTATTTCGTGTGCGACATGACCGATCCCGGTGTGGAGGTCCGGCCACTGCGACAGATCACCGGGGAGGCCGAGTTCAACGAGGTGTTCCTCACCGAGGTACGCATCCCCGACGCGCATCGACTCGGCCCGGTCGGAGACGGGTGGCGGGTCGCGCAGACGACCCTGATGAACGAACGGGTGGCCATCGGCGGCAACGCCGCGCCCCGGGAGAGCGGCATGTTGGGCAAGGTCGCGCACACCTGGCGGCAACGCCCCGAGCTACGCACCGCCGAACTGCACGAACGGCTGCTGCGCCTGTGGGTCGAGCAGGAGGCGTTCCGACTCGCGGGGATACGGCTGCGTCAGCAACTCGCCGCGGGTGAACCGGGCCCCGAGGGGTCCGGCATGAAACTCGCCTTCGCCCGCCTGGCTCAACAGCTGTCGGGGCTCGAACTCGAACTGCTGGGCGAGGAGGGGTTGCGCTACGACGACTGGTCGTTGCGGCGGCCCGAACTGGTCGACTTCGTCGGCCGGGAAGCGGGGTACCGCTACCTGCGGGCCAAGGGCAATTCCATCGAGGGCGGCACCTCCGAGGTGTTGCGCAACATCATCGCCGAACGTGTCCTCGGGCTTCCCGCCGAACCGAGGACGGACAAGGACGTCGCATGGAAGGACCTGCCCCGGTGA
- a CDS encoding phosphotransferase family protein has protein sequence MSENPPGLDLDRLRAHLERERPGLLTGPLRGRVIEGGRSNLTYIVDDGTHRWVVRRPPLGHVLPTAHDMRREHTVISALASTSVPVPPTVLLCDDASVLGAPFYVMDYVEGTPYRHRDQLVPLGAERTRRIAEAMIDTLAELHAVDHVAVGLADFGRPEGFLERQLRRWGKQLDASRSRDIPGIDELRERLGVRLPASPQPTIVHGDYRLDNLLVSDDDTITAVLDWEMSTLGDPLTDIALLIAYTEGEALGEEVSSVATAPGFPSVDDLIARYTNTSGRDTSALNWYLGFAFFKLAVILEGIYYRFSQGKTVGEGFERLGASVAPLVARGNTVLKED, from the coding sequence ATGAGTGAGAACCCGCCGGGCCTCGATCTGGACCGGCTGCGCGCCCACCTCGAGCGGGAACGGCCGGGCCTGCTCACCGGTCCCCTGCGCGGCCGGGTGATCGAAGGAGGTCGGTCGAACCTCACCTACATCGTCGACGACGGCACCCACCGCTGGGTGGTCCGCCGTCCACCACTGGGCCATGTACTGCCCACCGCGCACGACATGCGCCGCGAGCACACCGTCATCAGCGCCCTCGCCTCCACCTCGGTCCCCGTACCGCCCACCGTGCTGCTGTGCGACGACGCCTCCGTGCTCGGCGCACCCTTCTACGTGATGGACTACGTCGAAGGCACCCCTTACCGGCATCGGGACCAACTCGTCCCGTTGGGCGCCGAACGGACACGCCGCATCGCCGAGGCGATGATCGACACCCTGGCCGAACTGCACGCCGTCGACCACGTCGCGGTGGGGCTCGCCGACTTCGGCAGGCCCGAAGGCTTCCTGGAACGACAGTTGCGGCGGTGGGGCAAACAGCTCGACGCCTCCCGCAGCCGCGACATCCCGGGGATCGACGAGCTCCGGGAGCGACTGGGGGTCCGACTGCCTGCGTCCCCGCAACCCACGATCGTGCACGGGGACTACCGGCTCGACAACCTCCTCGTCTCCGACGACGACACCATCACCGCCGTACTGGACTGGGAGATGTCCACGCTCGGTGACCCGCTCACCGACATCGCCCTGCTGATCGCCTACACCGAAGGGGAGGCACTGGGCGAGGAGGTCAGCAGTGTGGCCACCGCGCCGGGCTTTCCCTCCGTCGACGACCTCATCGCGCGTTACACGAACACGTCCGGACGGGACACCTCCGCACTGAACTGGTATCTCGGGTTCGCGTTCTTCAAGCTCGCCGTGATCCTGGAGGGCATCTACTACCGGTTCAGCCAGGGCAAGACCGTCGGAGAGGGCTTCGAACGCCTCGGAGCGAGTGTCGCACCACTGGTGGCGCGCGGAAACACCGTTCTCAAGGAGGACTGA
- a CDS encoding acyl-CoA dehydrogenase family protein, giving the protein MEGPAPVSTPDLLYSDVESDLRATLRNVLSDHCAPSSLVARADGDEPYDMSLWRTLSAELGLAGLPVPERLGGQGVSSRETALVLEELGRSVAPVPFLGSAVLTTSVLLRADTAAEHVAALLRRLATGEATGALAVPLSTAPEAAFPTTVRAVAGPDGVVLDGTITTVADASVADVLVVPAVGPDGQGLYEVDTGHSGVDITEVVSFDLTRRVSDVTIRQAPARPLAEGQEAVTALRQGLLMAAGLLASEQVGVTQWCLDTTVAYVQERHQFGRPVGSFQALKHRLADVWLELVAARAAARYAADVLAGPDPFGSDSDVEVAVAVAQSYCATVAVHAAEETIQLHGGIGMTWEHPAHLYLKRAKADQLALGTPGRHRARLAEVVDLPVS; this is encoded by the coding sequence ATGGAAGGACCTGCCCCGGTGAGCACCCCCGACTTGCTGTACTCCGATGTGGAAAGCGATCTGCGCGCGACGTTGCGGAACGTGCTCTCCGACCACTGCGCGCCGTCCTCGCTCGTGGCCCGGGCCGATGGCGACGAGCCCTATGACATGTCGCTGTGGCGGACATTGTCGGCCGAGTTGGGGCTGGCGGGGTTACCGGTTCCGGAGCGACTCGGCGGCCAGGGTGTGTCCTCCAGGGAGACCGCCCTCGTGCTGGAGGAGCTGGGACGTAGCGTGGCTCCCGTACCGTTTCTGGGCAGTGCCGTGCTGACGACGTCGGTGTTGCTGCGGGCCGACACCGCCGCCGAACACGTGGCCGCGCTGCTGCGACGACTCGCGACGGGTGAGGCGACGGGGGCTCTCGCCGTTCCGTTGTCCACCGCTCCGGAAGCGGCGTTCCCCACGACGGTACGCGCCGTGGCCGGCCCCGACGGTGTCGTCCTCGACGGAACGATCACCACGGTCGCCGACGCCTCGGTGGCCGACGTGCTCGTGGTCCCCGCCGTCGGCCCCGACGGTCAAGGTCTGTACGAAGTGGATACCGGTCACTCCGGGGTGGACATCACCGAGGTGGTGTCCTTCGACCTCACCCGCCGGGTCAGCGACGTGACGATACGGCAGGCCCCGGCGCGGCCGCTGGCCGAGGGACAGGAAGCGGTCACCGCGCTGCGGCAGGGACTGCTGATGGCGGCGGGCCTGCTCGCCTCCGAACAGGTGGGGGTGACGCAGTGGTGCCTGGACACCACGGTGGCGTACGTGCAGGAGCGCCACCAGTTCGGCAGGCCCGTGGGCTCGTTCCAGGCGCTCAAGCACCGCCTCGCCGACGTGTGGCTCGAGCTGGTGGCGGCTCGTGCCGCCGCCCGCTACGCCGCCGACGTACTCGCCGGACCGGATCCGTTCGGCTCGGACTCGGACGTCGAGGTGGCCGTGGCCGTGGCGCAGTCCTACTGCGCGACCGTGGCCGTCCACGCCGCCGAGGAGACGATCCAACTGCACGGTGGCATCGGCATGACCTGGGAGCATCCCGCACACCTGTATCTCAAGCGAGCCAAAGCCGACCAGCTCGCACTCGGCACACCGGGCCGGCACCGCGCGCGTCTCGCCGAGGTGGTGGACCTTCCAGTGTCCTGA
- a CDS encoding SDR family oxidoreductase, whose protein sequence is MTTETIDLAGAGVVVTGGGKGIGAALAARFAAEGARVVVADLDGDAASAVAERVGGTAVAGDAASAEGVRALVGAARDALGEIDLFCANAGIAVPGGPDASEEVWSRVWEVNVMAHVRAARELLPRWLERGRGHFLATVSAAGLLTNLGSAPYSVTKHAALGFAEWLSVTYRHRGIRVQAICPQGVRTDMLANSGSVGAALLGPGAIEPEQVADVTMEGLRDGRFLILPHPEVAEYYANRATRTERWLAGMNKLQRKLEGTAE, encoded by the coding sequence GTGACAACCGAGACGATCGATCTTGCGGGAGCCGGGGTCGTCGTCACCGGCGGAGGTAAGGGCATCGGAGCGGCGTTGGCCGCACGGTTCGCCGCCGAGGGTGCCCGAGTGGTCGTCGCCGACCTCGACGGCGACGCCGCATCGGCCGTGGCGGAGCGGGTGGGGGGCACCGCCGTGGCGGGGGACGCGGCGTCGGCCGAGGGGGTACGCGCGTTGGTGGGCGCGGCTCGCGACGCACTCGGCGAGATCGATCTGTTCTGCGCCAACGCGGGTATCGCCGTGCCCGGTGGTCCCGACGCTTCAGAGGAGGTGTGGTCGCGGGTCTGGGAGGTCAACGTCATGGCCCACGTCCGCGCCGCCCGGGAACTCCTACCGCGTTGGTTGGAACGGGGTCGTGGTCATTTCCTGGCCACCGTCTCCGCCGCGGGGTTGCTGACGAACCTCGGCTCGGCACCGTACTCGGTGACCAAACACGCGGCCCTCGGATTCGCCGAATGGCTTTCGGTGACCTATCGACACCGCGGTATCCGGGTGCAGGCCATCTGCCCCCAGGGAGTGCGCACCGACATGCTCGCGAACTCGGGGTCGGTGGGCGCGGCACTGCTGGGACCCGGCGCCATCGAACCCGAGCAGGTCGCCGACGTCACCATGGAGGGGTTGCGGGACGGGCGCTTCCTCATCCTGCCGCATCCCGAGGTCGCCGAGTACTACGCGAACCGGGCCACCCGGACCGAACGCTGGTTGGCCGGCATGAACAAACTGCAACGCAAACTCGAGGGCACGGCGGAGTAG
- a CDS encoding MaoC family dehydratase, with protein sequence MSSTRVFADLDEFAGAVGESLGTGQWHTITQEQVNLFADATGDHQWIHVDTEKAAKGPFGTTIAHGYLTLSLIPKLGADIYRVEGLRMGINYGLNKVRFPQPVTVGSRIRASAELVSVTDTPNGKQAVVRWTIEIEGAEKPACVAETVALLVP encoded by the coding sequence ATGAGCAGCACACGTGTTTTCGCCGATCTCGACGAGTTCGCCGGTGCCGTGGGCGAATCGCTGGGCACCGGGCAGTGGCACACGATCACCCAGGAGCAGGTCAACCTCTTCGCCGATGCCACGGGCGATCACCAGTGGATCCACGTGGACACGGAGAAGGCCGCCAAGGGGCCGTTCGGCACGACCATCGCCCACGGCTACCTCACGCTGTCGCTGATCCCGAAGCTGGGCGCGGACATCTACCGCGTCGAGGGCTTGCGCATGGGGATCAACTACGGCCTCAACAAGGTGCGGTTCCCGCAGCCGGTGACCGTCGGATCCCGCATCAGGGCCAGCGCCGAACTCGTGTCCGTCACCGACACACCGAACGGCAAGCAGGCCGTCGTACGGTGGACCATCGAGATCGAGGGCGCGGAGAAACCCGCCTGCGTCGCCGAGACCGTCGCGCTGCTGGTGCCCTAG
- a CDS encoding acyl-CoA dehydrogenase family protein, producing MDFAYDATTERYREKLLAFMDEHVYPAEPVLAEQTRVTDDPWATPPIIEELKAEARKRGLWNLFLPGEHGAGLTNLQYAPLAEITGRSPHIAPLVTNCAAPDTGNMELLAEFGTPRQQQQWLQPLLDGEIRSAFAMTEPDVASSDARNIGTRIERDGEEYVITGRKWFISGAMNPRCRIFIVMGKTDPDAEPHRQQSMVLVPRDTPGVHVKRAMTVFGYGDEESSGHAEIVFDRVRVPADNIIGGEGDGFAIAQARLGPGRIHHCMRAIGMAERAIELMCRRAVARVAFGKPLSEQGVVQDWIAESRVRVEQLRQLVLKTAWLMDTVGNKGAHTEIQAIKIATPRTVEWILDKAIQVHGAAGVSQDFPLASLWAAVRTLRLADGPDEVHKRSLARRELKRYL from the coding sequence ATGGACTTCGCCTACGACGCCACCACCGAACGGTATCGCGAGAAGTTGCTCGCGTTCATGGACGAGCACGTCTATCCCGCCGAACCCGTCCTCGCCGAGCAGACCCGGGTCACCGACGATCCATGGGCCACTCCTCCGATCATCGAGGAGCTCAAGGCCGAGGCCCGGAAGCGGGGACTGTGGAACCTGTTCCTGCCCGGCGAACACGGTGCGGGACTGACCAATCTCCAGTACGCCCCCCTGGCCGAGATCACCGGCCGCAGCCCGCACATCGCACCGCTCGTCACCAACTGCGCGGCACCCGACACCGGCAACATGGAACTGCTGGCGGAGTTCGGCACCCCACGGCAACAGCAGCAATGGCTGCAACCGTTGCTGGACGGTGAGATCCGCTCGGCCTTCGCCATGACGGAGCCCGACGTGGCCTCCTCCGACGCGCGCAACATCGGTACCCGCATCGAGCGGGACGGCGAGGAATACGTGATCACCGGTCGCAAGTGGTTCATCTCCGGTGCGATGAACCCGCGCTGTCGGATCTTCATCGTCATGGGCAAGACCGACCCGGACGCCGAACCGCATCGCCAACAGAGCATGGTGCTCGTGCCCCGGGACACCCCCGGGGTGCACGTGAAACGGGCGATGACCGTGTTCGGTTACGGCGACGAGGAATCCAGCGGACACGCCGAGATCGTCTTCGACCGGGTGCGTGTCCCCGCCGACAACATCATCGGCGGGGAGGGGGACGGCTTCGCCATAGCGCAGGCCAGACTCGGCCCCGGCCGCATCCATCACTGCATGCGCGCCATCGGCATGGCCGAACGCGCCATCGAACTGATGTGCCGCCGCGCGGTCGCGCGGGTCGCGTTCGGTAAACCCCTGTCCGAGCAGGGCGTGGTCCAGGACTGGATCGCCGAGTCCCGGGTGCGGGTGGAACAGCTGCGCCAACTGGTGCTGAAGACCGCGTGGCTGATGGACACGGTGGGCAACAAGGGCGCCCACACCGAGATCCAGGCCATCAAGATCGCCACGCCCCGGACCGTGGAGTGGATCCTCGACAAGGCCATCCAGGTGCACGGCGCGGCCGGGGTGAGCCAGGACTTCCCCCTCGCCTCGCTGTGGGCGGCGGTGCGCACGTTGCGGCTCGCCGACGGCCCCGACGAGGTGCACAAACGTTCCTTGGCCCGGCGAGAGCTGAAGAGGTACCTGTGA
- the fabG gene encoding 3-oxoacyl-ACP reductase FabG, with product MTDSPSRVAIVTGAGRGIGSAIATRLASDGFAVALADLDEAAVKTAAEAITADGGRAIGVGVDVSDSEAVDAAVATVADELGAPTVLVNNAGITRDNLLFKMTESDWDSVMNVHLRGSFLMSRAAQKYMTQQNWGRIVNLSSTSALGNRGQANYAAAKAGLQGFTKTLAIELGKFGVTVNAIAPGFIETDMTAATAERLGVPFEEFKKAAAAEIPVRRVGKPSDIANVVSFLVSDEASFVSGQVIYVAGGPKA from the coding sequence GTGACCGACTCCCCTTCCCGGGTCGCCATCGTCACCGGAGCGGGACGTGGCATCGGCTCGGCCATCGCGACGCGGCTGGCCTCGGACGGATTCGCCGTCGCCCTGGCCGACCTCGACGAAGCCGCGGTCAAGACCGCCGCCGAGGCGATCACCGCTGACGGCGGCCGAGCGATCGGCGTGGGTGTCGACGTCAGTGACTCCGAGGCGGTAGACGCGGCCGTCGCCACCGTGGCCGACGAACTGGGCGCGCCGACCGTGCTCGTGAACAACGCGGGCATCACCCGGGACAACCTGCTGTTCAAGATGACCGAGTCCGATTGGGACTCGGTGATGAACGTGCATCTGCGGGGTTCCTTCCTCATGAGCCGTGCCGCGCAGAAGTACATGACCCAGCAGAACTGGGGACGCATCGTCAACCTGTCCAGCACCTCGGCCCTGGGCAATCGGGGGCAGGCCAACTACGCCGCGGCCAAGGCGGGGCTGCAGGGTTTCACCAAGACGCTGGCCATCGAACTCGGCAAGTTCGGCGTCACCGTCAACGCGATCGCGCCCGGTTTCATCGAGACCGACATGACCGCGGCCACGGCCGAACGTCTCGGGGTCCCGTTCGAGGAGTTCAAGAAGGCCGCCGCCGCCGAGATCCCGGTGCGCAGGGTGGGTAAGCCCTCCGACATCGCGAACGTGGTGTCGTTCCTGGTGAGCGACGAGGCGTCGTTCGTGTCCGGGCAGGTCATCTACGTCGCGGGTGGTCCGAAGGCATGA
- a CDS encoding TetR/AcrR family transcriptional regulator: MSAPESRSDVQRRLLSAATRLFAEHGFDRTSVSQIVEAAGVTKGAMYHYFRSKDDLLYEIYARVLREQTRRLEALAASGGPVAKRLHSIASDVVVSTIANLDDATIFFQSLHQLDPVMRKTVRAERRRYHERFRGLIEEGQRTGEFRADKPAEIIVDFFFGAVHHLAYWYRPSGELSAQQVGDHFADLLLDSLRPR; this comes from the coding sequence GTGAGTGCTCCCGAGAGCCGATCCGACGTACAGCGGAGGTTGTTGTCGGCCGCGACGCGACTGTTCGCCGAACACGGTTTCGACCGCACGTCGGTGAGTCAGATCGTCGAGGCCGCGGGCGTCACCAAAGGCGCCATGTATCACTACTTCCGTTCCAAGGACGATCTGCTCTACGAGATCTACGCGCGGGTGTTGCGGGAGCAGACACGGCGGTTGGAGGCGCTCGCCGCGAGCGGCGGACCGGTGGCGAAGCGGCTGCACTCGATCGCCTCGGACGTGGTGGTCAGCACCATCGCCAACCTCGACGACGCCACGATCTTCTTCCAGTCCCTGCACCAGTTGGACCCGGTGATGCGCAAGACGGTGCGTGCGGAACGACGCCGTTACCACGAACGGTTCCGAGGTCTCATCGAGGAAGGGCAGCGCACGGGGGAGTTCCGTGCGGACAAACCCGCCGAGATCATCGTCGATTTCTTCTTCGGCGCGGTGCACCATCTGGCCTACTGGTACCGCCCCAGCGGGGAACTGTCGGCACAGCAGGTCGGCGATCACTTCGCCGACCTGCTGCTCGACTCCCTCCGACCGCGCTGA
- a CDS encoding SDR family oxidoreductase, producing the protein MQSLKDRVAIVTGASRGIGFGVARSLVDAGAKVVITARKPDPLAEAVEQLGGESVALGVPGKADDVDHQDEVVERALGTFGRIDFLVNNTGINPVYGPILDVEPEAAAKIFGVNVLAPLAWTRKVRDAWMGEHGGAIVNVSSIAGLRASPNIGMYGVSKAALLRLTTELAQELAPAIRVNAVAPAVVKTSFATALYAEREDEVASTYPMKRLGVPSDVAGAVTFLLSDGAAWITGQTLVVDGGVTLGGGL; encoded by the coding sequence GTGCAATCACTGAAGGACCGGGTTGCGATTGTGACAGGGGCCAGTCGTGGCATCGGCTTCGGGGTGGCCCGCTCCCTCGTCGACGCCGGCGCGAAAGTGGTCATCACCGCTCGGAAACCGGACCCCCTGGCCGAAGCCGTCGAACAGCTGGGTGGGGAGTCGGTGGCGCTCGGTGTGCCCGGCAAGGCCGACGACGTCGACCATCAGGACGAGGTGGTGGAACGCGCGCTGGGGACCTTCGGCCGGATCGACTTCCTCGTCAACAACACGGGCATCAACCCGGTCTACGGCCCGATCCTGGACGTGGAGCCCGAGGCGGCCGCCAAGATCTTCGGTGTGAACGTCCTCGCGCCACTGGCGTGGACGCGGAAAGTGCGGGACGCGTGGATGGGCGAACACGGCGGTGCGATCGTCAACGTGTCCTCCATCGCCGGACTGCGGGCCTCCCCCAACATCGGCATGTACGGCGTCAGCAAGGCGGCGCTGCTGCGGCTCACCACCGAACTGGCCCAGGAACTCGCCCCGGCCATCCGCGTGAACGCCGTGGCCCCCGCCGTGGTGAAGACCTCCTTCGCCACAGCGCTGTACGCCGAACGGGAGGACGAGGTGGCCTCCACCTACCCGATGAAGCGGCTCGGCGTGCCCTCCGACGTGGCGGGCGCGGTGACGTTCCTGTTGTCGGACGGGGCGGCGTGGATCACTGGGCAGACGCTCGTCGTCGACGGCGGTGTCACGCTCGGCGGTGGGCTGTGA